The following are from one region of the Rhodopirellula sp. P2 genome:
- a CDS encoding peroxiredoxin family protein, which translates to MLLKNTLPAMTLAAALASSIFCGEFATAADAKPPRLRAEPEVGQTAKEFRLEAVAGKRSGEVSLSDVTGEAPVVVVVLRGFPGSQCPACVGQVADLVKHARHFRQRNIEVLLIYPGPAAELKARAQDFLQDSKLPAPFTMLLDPDHSFTKAYGLRWNAPRETAYPTTIVIGKDGKIDFVNISRTHRGRTTATTLLDQF; encoded by the coding sequence ATGCTTTTGAAGAACACCTTGCCTGCCATGACACTGGCCGCTGCGCTCGCGAGCAGCATTTTCTGCGGTGAATTCGCGACCGCAGCGGACGCCAAGCCCCCCAGGCTGAGAGCCGAACCGGAAGTCGGACAAACGGCCAAGGAGTTTCGACTGGAGGCGGTCGCCGGCAAACGTTCGGGCGAGGTCAGTCTCAGCGATGTCACGGGAGAAGCCCCCGTCGTGGTCGTCGTCCTGCGAGGCTTTCCAGGCAGCCAGTGCCCCGCCTGCGTCGGACAAGTCGCTGACCTGGTCAAGCACGCCCGCCACTTCCGCCAACGAAACATCGAAGTCCTGCTGATCTACCCCGGCCCCGCGGCGGAACTCAAAGCCAGAGCCCAGGACTTTCTCCAAGACTCCAAGTTGCCCGCCCCCTTCACAATGCTGCTGGACCCGGATCACTCCTTCACCAAGGCCTACGGTCTTCGCTGGAACGCCCCTCGGGAAACTGCCTACCCGACCACCATTGTGATCGGCAAAGATGGCAAAATTGATTTCGTGAACATCAGCCGCACTCACCGAGGTCGCACCACAGCGACCACTCTCTTGGATCAATTTTGA
- a CDS encoding oxidoreductase family protein: protein MTLPPESAAWLQAISGASAIEEAEHVQTLWSGYGQILRVKLKQPTWPDSEPSTSTSLATRVIVKQISPPSSTEQGGAHPRGWNTSQSHRRKLRSYEVESAFYAHHAIHCDAFCRVAKCLAQAELPSGQIIVLEDLDQAGYPIRHRSLNAAGVNQGLRWLAHFHARFLHPQDQAAQWNDLWPIGTYWHLATRPDEFETMPEGALKQAATAIDACLNECQFQTLVHGDAKVANLCFAARHHQPPAMVDFQYVGRGCGMKDVAYFLSSCVSESDCERNESRYLATYFESLRDAMLTHGTEPIEFAAVENSWRKLYPIAWADFVRFLEGWCPGHAKLTGYSQRMTNLALEHVGGEHTPSPND from the coding sequence TTGACTTTGCCCCCCGAATCGGCCGCTTGGCTGCAAGCCATCTCAGGAGCCTCAGCCATCGAAGAGGCTGAGCATGTCCAAACGCTCTGGAGCGGCTATGGACAAATCCTGCGAGTCAAACTGAAGCAACCCACCTGGCCGGATTCCGAGCCCTCGACGAGCACCTCCCTGGCAACCCGTGTGATCGTCAAACAGATCTCGCCGCCCAGCTCAACCGAGCAGGGTGGCGCTCACCCGCGAGGCTGGAACACATCCCAGTCTCATCGTCGCAAACTCCGATCGTATGAAGTCGAGTCGGCGTTTTATGCTCACCACGCCATCCACTGCGACGCGTTCTGCCGAGTCGCCAAGTGCTTGGCCCAAGCCGAGTTGCCCTCGGGCCAGATCATCGTTCTCGAAGACCTGGACCAAGCGGGCTATCCGATCCGCCATCGCAGCCTCAACGCCGCTGGCGTGAACCAAGGCTTGCGGTGGCTGGCACACTTCCACGCTCGATTCCTGCACCCCCAGGACCAAGCGGCCCAGTGGAACGACCTGTGGCCGATCGGAACCTACTGGCACTTGGCCACTCGACCGGACGAATTCGAAACGATGCCGGAAGGGGCATTGAAACAGGCCGCCACGGCGATCGATGCGTGCCTCAATGAATGCCAGTTCCAAACGCTGGTGCACGGCGACGCGAAAGTGGCCAACCTGTGCTTCGCCGCCCGCCACCATCAACCTCCTGCGATGGTCGACTTCCAATACGTCGGTCGCGGCTGCGGCATGAAAGACGTCGCTTATTTCTTGAGCAGCTGTGTCAGTGAATCCGACTGCGAGCGCAATGAATCTCGCTATCTCGCGACCTACTTCGAATCCCTGCGAGACGCAATGTTAACTCACGGCACCGAACCAATCGAATTCGCGGCAGTGGAAAATTCGTGGCGTAAACTGTACCCGATCGCCTGGGCCGACTTTGTTCGCTTCCTCGAAGGCTGGTGCCCCGGTCATGCCAAACTCACCGGGTACTCTCAACGCATGACCAACCTGGCACTGGAACATGTCGGCGGCGAGCACACGCCTTCACCGAACGACTAA
- a CDS encoding ATP-grasp domain-containing protein produces MSRANVLVLGGREATSGSSRSQPLGRAAALGWHLKELQAAASRHSVQLHFADYETLRSRLHCGGDKASTPSGSTAWCQLHDGTDSRERSLADFEAILTRTMPAGSMEQITFRLAVLHDFVRRQSVSGPTALVNPPTVLVNPPSALEFAIDKYATLARVQSLGVPTPPTQVVQSRAAAMEAFENLGGDVVIKPIFGGEGRGVMRVRDAELAWTAFSTLAQVNAVMYVQQFVPPGGVDLRVLVIGDHSHAIRRRNAADFRTNVRGGGQSELVPMDATWDRLARQVSADLGLKFAAIDWLETETGELQLIEVNGIPGWKGAQRVVQESIADQILEVLVNENE; encoded by the coding sequence ATGAGTCGAGCGAATGTGTTGGTGCTCGGCGGGCGTGAAGCGACGTCCGGATCGTCCCGGTCTCAGCCTCTTGGCCGTGCTGCTGCACTGGGGTGGCACCTGAAGGAATTGCAGGCGGCTGCGTCGCGTCACTCGGTTCAATTGCACTTCGCGGACTACGAAACATTGAGGAGCCGCCTGCATTGCGGTGGCGACAAGGCGTCCACTCCCTCGGGCTCAACGGCGTGGTGTCAGCTGCACGACGGAACAGATTCCCGCGAGCGATCGCTGGCGGATTTCGAGGCGATTCTGACCCGCACCATGCCAGCGGGTTCAATGGAACAGATCACGTTCCGGCTGGCGGTTCTGCATGATTTCGTTCGCCGACAAAGCGTGAGTGGCCCCACCGCCTTGGTCAATCCGCCCACCGTCTTGGTCAATCCGCCCAGTGCGTTGGAGTTTGCAATTGATAAATACGCGACCTTGGCTCGCGTTCAATCGCTTGGTGTGCCCACCCCACCCACCCAGGTCGTGCAATCGCGAGCGGCAGCGATGGAGGCATTTGAAAACCTTGGTGGAGACGTGGTGATCAAGCCGATCTTTGGGGGAGAAGGTCGCGGGGTGATGCGTGTTCGCGATGCCGAGTTGGCTTGGACGGCGTTCTCAACACTCGCTCAAGTGAACGCGGTCATGTATGTCCAGCAGTTCGTGCCGCCAGGTGGAGTTGATTTGCGAGTCTTGGTCATTGGCGATCACTCGCACGCGATTCGGCGTCGCAACGCGGCGGATTTTCGGACCAATGTTCGCGGTGGTGGGCAGAGCGAACTTGTGCCGATGGATGCAACCTGGGATCGATTGGCTCGTCAGGTCAGTGCTGACTTGGGATTGAAGTTCGCCGCGATCGACTGGCTGGAAACAGAAACCGGGGAGCTTCAATTGATCGAAGTCAACGGTATCCCAGGTTGGAAGGGGGCTCAGCGGGTCGTGCAGGAATCGATCGCGGATCAAATTCTCGAAGTCTTGGTGAATGAAAATGAGTGA
- a CDS encoding ATP-dependent helicase gives MSTFDVAGLNPPQAEAVQTLSGPLLVLAGAGTGKTRVVTFRIANLIKHGVSPDRILAVTFTNKAAGEMQDRVADLLGYKKQKRKRGQKGPPKPTISTFHAQCVKILREHAPALGFPATFAIYDRSDQESLARAILRELRLPNTALKPNDMLSIISGWKSASVFPEQAMSIASTDKEHFAASGYRRYQNGLRARGAMDFDDLLLQTEMLFSEHAEIRDREASKYDHVLVDEYQDTNGSQYRITKFLTEAHRNLCVVGDDDQSIYAWRGADVSHILSFSKDWPDAKVVWLEDNYRSTGAILEMANTLIDFNTVRHDKVLKPYRPSGKRPRIVQHKDEQAEAETVVREIKHLIDNEHIQPKDISILFRTNEQPRLFETELRKHDVPYVMLGSQSFFDRREVRDIVAYLKWINQPDDEISLLRVINTPARGLSNKSVRMLIDRAVAKGIPVWQVMNDPESVADLTPAALRGIDQLKQLLGDVQQRLSNETMREGLETLLQRTAYADEIARLYDQPDERESRMASIGEVANAVAAYEDKNEEPDLSGFLSDIALAGREMGSEKDKLAMKNAVWLLTMHAAKGLEFPVVYMVGMEDGILPHSRTLKGGLDEDIAEERRLCYVGITRAQDQLTMSLALTRRKWGKPRPTKPSMFLYEITGQADNPNKYRKRKQGAPRS, from the coding sequence TTGAGCACGTTTGATGTTGCGGGCCTGAATCCGCCACAAGCCGAAGCGGTGCAGACATTGTCTGGCCCGCTCCTGGTGCTCGCTGGTGCTGGCACGGGCAAGACCCGTGTGGTGACGTTTCGCATTGCGAATCTGATCAAGCACGGCGTTTCGCCCGATCGTATCTTGGCGGTCACGTTCACCAACAAAGCGGCTGGTGAAATGCAGGATCGGGTGGCCGATCTGCTGGGTTACAAAAAACAAAAGCGGAAACGTGGCCAAAAAGGCCCTCCCAAGCCCACCATCAGCACGTTTCATGCTCAGTGCGTGAAAATCCTTCGGGAGCATGCACCCGCGCTCGGTTTTCCCGCGACCTTCGCGATTTATGACCGCAGCGACCAAGAGTCTTTGGCGCGAGCGATTCTGCGTGAACTGCGGTTGCCCAACACGGCTCTGAAACCCAACGACATGCTTTCAATCATCAGCGGTTGGAAGAGCGCGTCGGTGTTTCCGGAGCAAGCGATGAGCATTGCCAGCACCGACAAGGAACATTTCGCTGCGTCCGGCTATCGGCGATACCAGAATGGACTGCGAGCTCGCGGGGCCATGGACTTTGATGACTTGCTGCTGCAAACCGAGATGTTGTTCAGTGAGCACGCAGAGATTCGTGATCGTGAAGCGAGCAAGTACGACCACGTGTTGGTCGATGAGTACCAGGACACCAACGGGAGCCAGTACAGGATCACCAAGTTCCTGACCGAGGCTCACCGGAACCTGTGCGTCGTCGGCGACGATGATCAGTCGATTTACGCTTGGCGAGGTGCGGACGTGTCGCACATCCTCAGTTTCAGCAAGGATTGGCCGGACGCGAAAGTGGTTTGGTTGGAGGACAACTATCGCAGCACGGGTGCCATCCTGGAGATGGCCAACACGCTGATTGACTTCAACACGGTTCGTCACGACAAGGTGCTCAAGCCCTATCGGCCGTCCGGCAAGCGTCCTCGGATCGTGCAGCACAAAGACGAGCAAGCCGAAGCAGAGACCGTCGTCCGTGAGATCAAGCACTTGATCGACAACGAGCACATCCAGCCCAAGGACATCTCGATTTTGTTTCGAACGAACGAGCAGCCTCGTTTGTTTGAAACCGAACTGCGGAAGCACGATGTGCCTTACGTGATGCTGGGAAGCCAGTCGTTCTTTGATCGTCGCGAGGTTCGCGACATCGTGGCTTATTTGAAATGGATCAATCAGCCGGACGACGAGATTTCGTTGCTACGAGTGATCAACACGCCCGCGCGGGGACTGAGCAACAAGTCCGTGAGGATGTTGATTGATCGCGCTGTTGCCAAGGGGATTCCGGTTTGGCAGGTGATGAATGATCCCGAGTCGGTTGCCGATTTGACTCCCGCAGCACTGCGCGGGATCGATCAACTGAAACAGTTGCTGGGAGACGTTCAGCAGCGACTTTCCAATGAAACCATGCGAGAAGGTCTGGAGACTTTGTTGCAGCGGACGGCGTACGCGGATGAGATCGCGCGGCTGTACGACCAGCCTGATGAGCGTGAGTCTCGGATGGCATCGATTGGTGAAGTCGCCAACGCGGTGGCTGCTTACGAAGATAAAAACGAAGAACCAGATCTATCGGGGTTCTTGTCCGACATCGCGCTCGCCGGTCGAGAGATGGGCAGCGAGAAAGACAAGCTGGCGATGAAGAACGCGGTGTGGTTGTTGACCATGCACGCGGCCAAAGGGCTGGAGTTTCCGGTCGTCTACATGGTCGGCATGGAAGATGGGATTCTGCCGCACAGCCGCACGTTGAAGGGTGGGCTGGACGAAGACATCGCCGAGGAGCGGCGGCTGTGTTACGTCGGCATCACTCGCGCTCAAGATCAGCTGACGATGTCGCTGGCTTTGACTCGTCGCAAGTGGGGCAAGCCGCGCCCGACCAAGCCGAGCATGTTTCTGTACGAGATCACCGGGCAAGCCGACAATCCGAACAAGTATCGGAAGCGAAAGCAGGGAGCGCCACGATCGTAG
- a CDS encoding fatty acid CoA ligase family protein, producing the protein MSDGPCSRESSQVLAGTAGSTGNVASRLSAVAKVLPGGIAIAEPSGPAKRDGSDRDYALTTFKTLDDRSTQIARGLLASGIQPGMRLVSLVPFGAQFIELVFAMMKAGVVVVLIDPGMDRKHLVGCLQEVNPDGFLGIPKAQAIRAILRRRFPNAKRNITVGRRWFWGGKTLKQILELGEQNPALTLPDVQTLDDAAVIFTTGSTGPPKGVAYTHQTFHAQIDRIRNRYEIRQGSRDLACFPLFGLFDAVMGVTTIIPDMDPTRPADVDPKKLIQAARQWEVDQAFGSPALWKTVTRWCEANAVGKPFPTLKRVLSAGAPVPAATLESLRRFVHEDARIETPYGATEALPIASIESRAVISETGPAASKGKGVCVGSRFDGVRWKVIEINDGPIATIDDVNELPRGKIGELIVNGPMVTRRYVTRVDQNALHKVHDESGGSEHPFWHRMGDVGYLDEQDRFWFCGRKAHRIVSSKRTFFTIPCESVFNVDDLVEKCALVGVGKPGEQEPVLVVQPVDLSIGGDSRRTQELEARLRDRAARNPLTHRIERFVIRDQPLPVDIRHNSKIFREKLAAELNETNP; encoded by the coding sequence ATGAGTGACGGTCCATGCAGTCGAGAATCATCTCAAGTCCTGGCGGGCACGGCGGGGTCAACCGGCAATGTCGCTTCCCGATTGAGTGCCGTTGCGAAAGTTCTGCCGGGCGGCATTGCGATTGCGGAGCCGTCGGGGCCTGCCAAGCGAGATGGTTCCGACCGCGACTACGCGTTGACAACTTTTAAAACGCTGGACGATCGCAGCACCCAGATCGCTCGTGGGTTGTTGGCTTCCGGGATCCAGCCCGGCATGCGTTTGGTGAGCTTGGTTCCGTTTGGCGCCCAGTTCATCGAGCTTGTGTTTGCGATGATGAAAGCTGGTGTGGTGGTGGTGCTGATTGATCCAGGAATGGATCGCAAGCACTTGGTAGGTTGCTTGCAAGAAGTGAACCCGGACGGCTTTTTAGGGATTCCAAAGGCGCAGGCGATTCGGGCGATCCTGCGACGTCGATTTCCGAACGCGAAACGAAACATCACGGTGGGGCGGCGTTGGTTCTGGGGGGGCAAAACGCTGAAGCAGATCCTGGAATTGGGCGAGCAAAATCCGGCGTTGACGCTTCCGGATGTTCAGACGCTCGATGATGCCGCGGTGATCTTCACCACTGGCAGCACAGGACCGCCCAAGGGGGTTGCCTACACGCATCAAACCTTTCATGCCCAGATCGATCGAATTCGAAACCGCTATGAGATTCGGCAAGGCTCTCGGGATCTGGCGTGTTTTCCTCTGTTCGGTCTGTTTGATGCCGTGATGGGCGTGACCACGATCATTCCCGACATGGATCCCACTCGGCCCGCCGACGTGGACCCCAAGAAGTTGATCCAGGCGGCGCGTCAGTGGGAGGTGGACCAGGCGTTTGGTTCGCCCGCGCTTTGGAAGACGGTGACTCGCTGGTGCGAAGCCAACGCTGTGGGGAAACCCTTTCCGACGCTGAAGCGAGTGTTGTCGGCGGGAGCGCCCGTGCCTGCCGCAACGCTGGAATCGCTGCGGCGGTTTGTTCACGAGGATGCCCGAATCGAAACGCCGTATGGTGCGACGGAAGCGTTGCCGATTGCATCGATTGAATCGCGTGCCGTGATTTCAGAAACCGGGCCCGCTGCATCCAAGGGCAAGGGCGTTTGTGTCGGTTCACGTTTTGACGGCGTGCGATGGAAAGTGATCGAGATCAACGACGGACCCATCGCCACGATCGATGATGTCAACGAACTTCCGCGTGGCAAGATTGGAGAGTTGATCGTCAACGGTCCAATGGTGACCAGGCGGTACGTCACTCGCGTGGATCAGAACGCCCTGCACAAAGTCCATGATGAGTCAGGTGGTTCGGAGCATCCATTTTGGCATCGGATGGGCGATGTGGGGTACCTGGACGAGCAAGATCGGTTTTGGTTTTGTGGTCGGAAGGCTCATCGGATTGTCTCTTCCAAGCGAACGTTCTTCACCATCCCGTGTGAGTCTGTTTTCAATGTGGATGACTTGGTCGAGAAGTGTGCTTTGGTGGGGGTGGGGAAGCCGGGCGAGCAGGAGCCTGTGCTGGTCGTTCAGCCGGTCGATCTTTCCATCGGTGGTGATTCCCGTCGAACACAAGAGCTCGAGGCGCGGCTGCGAGACCGTGCGGCACGCAATCCACTCACGCATCGGATCGAGCGTTTTGTCATCCGCGATCAGCCGTTGCCAGTCGACATTCGGCACAACAGCAAGATCTTCCGCGAGAAGTTGGCTGCGGAATTGAACGAAACCAATCCGTGA
- the rpmA gene encoding 50S ribosomal protein L27 produces MAHKKGQGSSRNGRDSNAQRRGVKKFGGEAVIAGNILVRQVGTKFHPGAGVGMGNDYTLFALVDGKVRFDREGRRVNIDVA; encoded by the coding sequence ATGGCACACAAAAAGGGTCAGGGCAGCAGCCGCAACGGTCGTGACAGCAACGCGCAACGTCGTGGTGTCAAGAAATTCGGCGGTGAAGCCGTCATCGCCGGGAACATCTTGGTTCGCCAGGTTGGAACGAAGTTCCACCCTGGTGCGGGTGTCGGCATGGGCAACGACTACACTTTGTTCGCATTGGTCGACGGCAAAGTCCGTTTTGACCGCGAAGGTCGTCGCGTCAACATTGACGTTGCCTGA
- a CDS encoding sulfatase: protein MLTRSLLAIATLSLFVAATPRIASAEEKSPPNVVFFLVDDLGYMDIGANNPDTFYETPHIDRLSQSGMRFTDGYAANPVCSPTRYSILAGKYPSRVDATNFFTGTRPGKFHPAPLNNRMPLEEITLAESLKSNGYATFFAGKWHLGPSEEYWPEHQGFDVNQGGHNAGGPYSGKRYFSPFENPRLEDNTTGEHLPDRLAKEASKFIEQHQDEPFLTYLSFYSVHTPLMAPPELVKKYKAKAERLGLTDQEAFGEEEKLWGKPEWKGRPVRQLQSHATYAAMVEAMDQAVGRVLQQIDDLGLTEETIVILTSDNGGLSTSEGWPTSNLPLRGGKGWVYEGGIREAFMIRAPGITKPGTTSDEPVCSIDFYPTILDLCGQTAPPQQQLDGVSLKPLLRGDESLDRQSLYWHYPHYSNQGSFPGGAIREGDWKLIERYEDGRVHLYNLKDDIGERNDVADQHPERVNAMRDQLHRWYKEVDAKFLQPKDGQQPWHPLED from the coding sequence ATGTTGACTCGATCCCTCCTGGCCATCGCAACGCTTTCGCTGTTCGTTGCTGCAACGCCGCGAATCGCCAGTGCCGAAGAAAAATCACCTCCCAACGTCGTCTTCTTCTTGGTCGATGACCTGGGCTACATGGACATCGGCGCCAACAACCCAGACACGTTTTACGAAACCCCCCACATCGACCGACTGTCGCAATCGGGAATGCGATTCACAGACGGTTACGCAGCCAACCCGGTCTGCAGCCCGACCCGCTACAGCATCCTGGCGGGCAAGTACCCCTCTCGCGTGGACGCGACCAACTTCTTCACCGGCACCCGCCCCGGCAAGTTCCATCCCGCTCCGCTGAACAACCGGATGCCCTTGGAAGAAATCACCTTGGCTGAGTCCCTGAAGTCAAATGGCTACGCCACCTTCTTCGCTGGCAAATGGCACCTTGGCCCGTCCGAGGAATACTGGCCAGAACACCAAGGGTTTGACGTCAACCAAGGCGGCCACAACGCAGGCGGCCCCTACAGCGGCAAGCGATACTTCTCACCCTTTGAGAACCCTCGCCTGGAAGACAACACGACCGGGGAACACCTTCCCGATCGGCTTGCCAAAGAAGCCTCCAAGTTCATCGAACAACACCAAGACGAACCGTTTCTGACGTACCTGTCGTTCTACAGTGTCCACACACCGCTGATGGCACCACCCGAACTGGTCAAGAAATACAAAGCCAAGGCTGAACGCCTCGGACTGACCGACCAAGAAGCCTTCGGCGAAGAAGAAAAGCTGTGGGGAAAACCCGAGTGGAAGGGACGCCCCGTCCGACAGCTGCAAAGTCACGCCACTTACGCAGCCATGGTGGAAGCGATGGATCAAGCCGTCGGCCGCGTCCTCCAGCAGATCGACGACCTCGGGCTCACCGAAGAAACCATTGTGATCCTGACCTCCGACAACGGCGGGCTGAGCACATCCGAAGGCTGGCCAACCTCCAACCTTCCCCTCCGAGGCGGCAAGGGCTGGGTCTACGAAGGCGGGATCCGTGAGGCCTTCATGATTCGCGCCCCAGGAATCACGAAGCCAGGAACGACCAGCGACGAGCCTGTTTGCAGCATCGACTTCTATCCCACGATCCTGGACCTCTGCGGGCAAACCGCCCCCCCGCAACAACAACTCGATGGTGTCTCACTCAAACCGCTCCTTCGCGGCGATGAATCACTGGACCGGCAATCGCTCTACTGGCACTACCCTCACTACAGCAACCAAGGCAGCTTCCCCGGCGGAGCCATTCGGGAGGGCGATTGGAAATTGATCGAACGCTACGAAGACGGACGAGTGCACCTCTACAACCTGAAGGACGACATCGGCGAACGGAACGATGTCGCGGATCAACACCCTGAAAGAGTCAACGCGATGCGAGACCAACTTCATCGCTGGTACAAAGAAGTGGACGCGAAATTCCTGCAACCCAAAGATGGCCAGCAACCCTGGCACCCACTGGAGGACTGA
- a CDS encoding anthranilate synthase component I family protein has protein sequence MPQPADKHPPADAPLDSPNAKTNLNSALWTRHLGQVADLQDWFEKLAGMNHRLWFDSASDHNHDRGRYSFLTADPVAWLQASLADPDPWPTYHDWCLRLSKQNRPTDLPPFCGGIAGLVAYEAAWWLEPSVQMPPSFLGEQPPLGLAIGVYDWTLAVDHSTGSATLISNGLNEDLVTDPQRAQQRGEAILERLASPRCTPMASHAEKSPPSMSPGFPTEMPGVRSNFDSPRYIASVTEIIDRIRAGDSFQVNLAQTLTHAATCTAEELYGRLRQSNPAPYAAFFDIGSEQILSSSPEGFLQIRGRHVVTRPIKGTVPRTGDEIEDERLAQVLGGSVKDRAENIMIVDLMRNDLSIACTDDSVRVTGLCEIERYQSVQHLVSTVEGQLRDNVPISELLAACFPGGSITGAPKIEAMKTIARLEGQPRGAYCGSIGYVSVSGNADFNILIRTVTQRDGQWHFAVGGGITARSEPQSELEETWTKAAGLLRAIRLDQE, from the coding sequence ATGCCTCAACCAGCCGACAAGCATCCGCCTGCGGACGCGCCCTTGGATTCGCCGAACGCCAAAACAAACCTCAACTCCGCCCTCTGGACTCGCCATCTCGGGCAGGTCGCGGACCTGCAAGACTGGTTTGAGAAACTCGCCGGAATGAATCATCGACTCTGGTTCGATTCGGCCTCGGACCACAATCACGACCGAGGACGCTACTCCTTCTTGACTGCGGATCCGGTTGCTTGGCTTCAGGCATCACTCGCCGACCCTGACCCCTGGCCGACCTATCACGATTGGTGCCTCCGACTATCAAAGCAAAATCGCCCCACGGACCTGCCACCGTTTTGTGGCGGCATCGCCGGGCTGGTTGCCTACGAAGCGGCTTGGTGGCTCGAACCAAGCGTTCAAATGCCACCCTCATTCCTCGGTGAACAGCCTCCGCTCGGCTTGGCGATTGGAGTCTACGACTGGACCCTCGCTGTCGACCATTCCACCGGTTCAGCCACGCTGATCAGCAACGGTCTCAACGAGGATCTGGTCACCGACCCCCAACGGGCCCAGCAGCGCGGCGAAGCAATCCTTGAGCGACTCGCTTCCCCCCGGTGCACCCCCATGGCCAGCCACGCTGAGAAGTCACCGCCATCCATGTCACCGGGGTTCCCCACGGAAATGCCCGGTGTACGCAGCAACTTTGACTCACCTCGCTACATCGCTTCGGTCACGGAGATCATCGACCGCATCCGCGCCGGCGATTCATTCCAAGTCAACCTCGCTCAAACGCTCACTCATGCAGCAACCTGCACCGCAGAGGAACTGTACGGCCGATTGCGTCAGTCGAACCCGGCTCCGTACGCAGCGTTCTTTGACATCGGCAGCGAGCAGATCCTGAGTTCCTCGCCTGAAGGCTTCCTTCAAATCCGAGGCCGCCATGTTGTCACGCGACCGATCAAAGGCACCGTGCCCAGGACCGGCGATGAGATCGAAGACGAACGCTTGGCACAGGTGCTCGGCGGCAGCGTCAAGGATCGCGCCGAGAACATCATGATCGTGGACTTGATGCGAAACGATCTTTCCATCGCCTGCACAGACGATAGCGTTCGCGTCACTGGACTCTGCGAAATCGAACGCTACCAAAGCGTCCAGCACTTGGTGTCGACTGTCGAAGGCCAACTGCGAGACAACGTCCCCATCAGCGAATTGCTCGCCGCATGCTTTCCCGGAGGAAGCATCACCGGTGCACCGAAGATTGAGGCGATGAAGACAATCGCCCGGCTCGAAGGCCAACCCCGCGGAGCCTACTGCGGGTCAATCGGTTACGTGAGCGTTTCCGGCAACGCGGACTTCAACATCCTGATTCGGACCGTGACCCAAAGGGATGGGCAGTGGCACTTCGCTGTCGGCGGTGGGATCACCGCGCGCAGCGAACCGCAGAGCGAGCTGGAAGAAACCTGGACCAAAGCCGCCGGCCTGCTGCGTGCCATTCGCTTGGATCAAGAATAG
- the mch gene encoding methenyltetrahydromethanopterin cyclohydrolase translates to MNSARSNDPSHSVSDPGLCRMAHGCFESLWDSALELNCEASVIAGARVLDAGVHCRGSLAAGLGLARLCLGDLATVSYAPTSPQDLVGLAVSIQTDHPVRACLGGQYAGWPVSVGDYFAMASGPMRSLRGKEAMLEQLQLSRPATEDDVAVGVLESGTLPGEDVIQAMADECGVDSSRLCLAVAPSTSIAGSAQVVSRSVETALHKLHALEFDVARVMSAHGDAPLPPPAKVGDTVGGIGRTNDAMLYGARVTLWIDAEDDLIESVAAKIPSESSEDHGQPFAKIFQRYDYDFYRVDPMLFSPAVVTIHSLQTGKSWRHGQLSDGILRESFGL, encoded by the coding sequence ATGAATTCCGCTCGTTCCAATGATCCGTCCCATTCCGTTTCCGATCCTGGGCTCTGCCGGATGGCTCACGGGTGTTTTGAGTCTCTCTGGGATTCCGCCTTGGAACTGAATTGCGAGGCGTCTGTGATCGCGGGGGCCCGTGTGTTGGACGCAGGAGTCCATTGCCGTGGCTCGTTGGCGGCCGGTTTGGGATTGGCTCGGCTGTGCTTGGGGGATCTGGCGACGGTTTCTTATGCGCCCACCTCGCCTCAGGATCTGGTTGGGCTGGCCGTTTCGATTCAGACGGATCATCCGGTTCGGGCTTGCTTGGGCGGTCAGTACGCAGGGTGGCCAGTTTCAGTCGGCGACTACTTCGCGATGGCGAGTGGGCCAATGCGTTCGCTTCGCGGGAAAGAGGCAATGTTGGAGCAACTCCAGTTGTCTCGGCCGGCAACCGAGGATGACGTCGCCGTGGGAGTTCTTGAATCAGGGACGCTGCCTGGGGAGGACGTGATTCAGGCGATGGCGGATGAATGTGGCGTGGATTCCAGTCGTCTCTGTTTGGCGGTTGCTCCGAGCACCAGCATTGCGGGCAGTGCTCAAGTGGTGTCGCGAAGCGTTGAGACGGCGCTCCATAAACTGCATGCACTGGAGTTCGATGTTGCTCGTGTGATGTCGGCTCATGGCGATGCGCCCCTGCCGCCTCCAGCAAAGGTCGGTGACACGGTGGGTGGCATTGGGCGAACCAACGACGCGATGCTGTACGGGGCCCGGGTGACGCTTTGGATCGATGCCGAGGACGATCTGATCGAGAGCGTGGCCGCAAAAATTCCTAGCGAATCGTCCGAGGATCATGGCCAGCCGTTCGCGAAAATCTTCCAGCGATACGACTACGATTTTTATCGCGTCGATCCGATGCTGTTCAGCCCCGCGGTGGTCACCATTCACTCGTTGCAAACGGGGAAATCTTGGCGTCATGGACAGCTGAGTGATGGCATTTTGCGAGAATCATTCGGGCTATGA